Proteins encoded within one genomic window of Psilocybe cubensis strain MGC-MH-2018 chromosome 2, whole genome shotgun sequence:
- a CDS encoding LETM1 domain-containing protein mdm28, mitochondrial — protein MLRTVGLQHSRRQAASALPQLIRLYSIPAPAPAPVPNTDKDAPPPPLSKKPKIDLRPAPIKPKSSSPLPAKLPRSFIPPTPSPTNPTKLSTAKEEVQHDLHDAQAHGILTPPPPDANWFRRTLHQGIQLFKFYYRGVKLVFFRRKEIAIIKARVRGGGAPLTRSEFRLIETQKDDINKIIPFLLIALVLEEIIPLIAIYAPFLLPSTCILPSQRERIETKRAEKAKTFSSQYYTVYAALKRAENPAGFLPLSALRNTSSAPTAVCGLLGLSTIGIDALRIRRIRRHLQFITRDDQLLFQDKLTASLSLRELREALEERGIGARGLSTTDLQSRLQWWLDAVKESSTNIDDNAIARRLALVIHIS, from the exons ATGTTGCGTACCGTCGGGCTCCAGCATTCCAGACGGCAGGCAGCCTCTGCTCTTCCTCAGCTCATTCGTCTCTACTCAATCCctgcccccgcccccgctcCCGTCCCAAACACCGACAAGGACGCCCCGCCCCCACCACTCTCCAAGAAACCAAAGATCGACCTCCGTCCAGCTCCAATAAAGCCCAAGTCTTCATCCCCGTTACCTGCAAAGCTCCCCCGCTCCTTTATTCCACCCACACCCTCTCCCACCAACCCTACAAAGCTCTCTACTGCAAAGGAAGAGGTCCAGCACGACCTCCACGATGCCCAAGCCCATGGCATTCTCACACCTCCACCCCCAGATGCAAACTGGTTCAGGCGGACCCTCCACCAGGGCATCCAGCTCTTT AAATTCTACTATAGAGGTGTCaaacttgttttttttcgCCGGAAAGAAATCGCTATTATTAAAGCACGAGTCAGAGGTGGCGGCGCACCACTGACCCGTTCAGAGTTCCGTCTCATCGAGACTCAGAAGGACGACATCAACAA AATTAttcccttcctcctcatcgccCTCGTCCTCGAAGAAATCATCCCCCTCATCGCGATATATGCGCCCTTCCTCCTGCCCTCGACCTGTATCCTGCCTTCGCAGCGTGAGCGCATCGAGACAAAGCGCGCCGAAAAGGCGAAAACATTTTCCTCGCAGTACTACACCGTATACGCCGCGCTCAAGCGCGCTGAGAACCCGGCAGGTTTCCTCCCGCTCTCTGCCCTGCGCAACACTTCCTCCGCTCCCACGGCCGTATGCGG TCTTCTCGGCCTATCTACCATCGGGATCGATGCCCTGCGGATACGGCGGATACGGCGCCACCTCCAATTTATCACGCGTGATGACCAGCTGCTCTTTCAGGACAAGCTCACCGCATCCCTCTCCCTGCGTGAGCTCAGAGAGGCGCTTGAGGAGCGTGGAAT TGGCGCAAGGGGCCTTTCCACGACCGACCTTCAGTCGCGGCTCCAATGGTGGCTAGACGCTGTCAAAGAATCCAGTACAAACATTGACGACAACGCCATCGCCCGGCgccttgcccttgtcatCCACATATCATAG
- a CDS encoding Dedicator of cytokinesis protein 3, which yields MWEPLPLIVYGYAVHPLSPSRRETRHSSRNRLSTVTEASSDDHSVMKDVVSLEVGDEVYAFEKYVPSSRDQVEGIWYRGYVLCTTRRPPVTWSLSDPSSSTSLSRPLVKVEETQQVFIGIFPASHIFVRDELSDAEGRLPDLARTLQGGYSASSSSGFQGRGSPGDALGNWNRDKASIGMGPLREEEDDSDAYVSRTSFKLGPPPDQANSSRAALPVYPTSLRSSSPADSHVMKPLPPRPSRKSGDDTASGAQQPIIDEIASALREWHTLMFQYLARRDYKLFHIVREHIEALHLGRRQLLAQTLSAEETVNMRRDCVTRLVSGNLVQGLDVIVRHPTWGGLVTVDVEGETDPRSWVSAVRMYAMQVSLAYLNVTYDESRPYPLGPSSEYVPSAPLPTPAHSAFPDFLHHRNRSRSQTWLDAEDPLKQSTAKFYHVFLDLRAFVASPCTPGETAELFFSLYRKQGTQFVTEEFCAVLNHNGVLARDPSSRIRTLFVDLATSDIQDPIYLVCRIVRNGALKIGSSMSSSALGDGRRGSETSLRTDSLSPTTITWNDSVAASTSTLVSPSSGRPNGFGEPVQFRRPFGCAVLELTQLAKMVSEQADVTPLREYTMPIYIPTNEASFSMIHQNIINNNTKEFEKSPRAEGLAVSVKVFRGNAKTVVRENTALLQDIPHTLRLGFPDVVFPGDARNELYIKLWCGDFTLSHNGSGRLNVANFARGQMGHPSVNVQITVEVKDQNGTTIENVISQGSGEPLMTQFNSMVFMRCNEPTFGELIKIQLPLNEVPNWHLFFTFRNRSSRSSSKYMLEGGDRPFAFAFQPLFPDASAFVEDGGHTLIMYRADKLGQIVPSTYLNSPFRLSAGQKIEHVSIPADLLRLSSPLKDTLTIRTSLCSTKHTQNVDLLRLLNWEKQDKDHLSTLLNRFTFVGEGEIVKFLRDIFDSLFGILVSQNNPSGELDLLVFNALVTILGIVQDRRFSNFQPVLDVYIEKHFSCAAASSHIIHSMNRLVTNPTSPETASPLRAALKVWHYIFKFIARSRELQKVKEVGMGGGATVDYLETTFKRELRSHLSNFTQIMSTSSPPSIIGTQTIALQHFTSILPELAKIYTTVELVSIATTFANAVTVGKGKIVNWKLIMYLQIVKSFLFDNAESRPFLVEAVVIWIKPHFGRYDEFAHTSSNDSESARDAARVTWMESIRLCVTIIAVMLDKLNQYLTDPAIVSDRAALNKEQDNVELLLSLIPRLLDSYREIQSPASKRAIEKTKSPSTIKSSVPVTFPESYPFSLISSLPEPPTGVSNIPLTQDGEGEFYPALGEVAVVFLVLILSSPIKYITAFLESSLEIEGRERFVALLSQFFKVATSLLENDAFPKSWMNINILAHKVLIKIMDPIASIMEKEFIPPPELESRFDPSLWREGLHMLLKLLSSEQLMIEDFSPQKRRAVWRLTGDIRGEGAAILLSLWQALGSAEHVSTTGEPAMRYGGYQIYLHALVGHVVNLCLSHHDQLRNNAVQILYSMIVSEYHQSEHFDGIENELVTRLDSLFMSDSKGDDISRAFFIGQLRHMFDTSDVDEQLRDQLSNFLDSVDLFLELLLSVRALPEGEEYADDRVIATLRLMNFIRRIGRDEIYIKYVHQLVNMHLQSQNYVEAALTLKLHSDLHAWDLNSFVPPMEDLGLPQQSHFHRKETLCLLILDYLGKGKAWESAIEICKELAYQHAEVTFNYGRLSEILRHQATLLEHIVTDQRYYPDYYRVTFYGNFPAAIRDKRFIYRGYEWEKFGAFCERMLNKHPGSQLLKTAGEPPVDIRYGNDQYIQCTAVTPEPDRDLPVFTNPDVPLAVRTYYEHSGINLFSSSRQIRKTTRDGMEEIWTEKTYYTTEQVFPTVLRRSEVVNVEFVEISPLENALQEVEDKTKELIGLHLKYQALAKTAQNVSTNALAMSLNSAVDAPLNTGVASYRQIFFSPDYIARNPERAELVEKLRQAIDEQVRIIDSCLKLHGLLCPPEFIPFHETLEKFFKKNFRDEIRRLAVDADSIALSTRSQNIGLGAASSGSQYPIPSTSYEQSVKRSMSSSSTARFQSQPINVGRSMLTPTFESPMGPGDDSNNAHSNSSSASKQTPLQRHLAHLTRHGINGVSSAPGDLAGVDSLSAESPHNSFVNVGSANGMGNGNGIHSTAAGQVSGASVATSYMGSMGSFGSLKSRFSRFGSLNFGRRGGSNS from the exons ATGTGGGAGCCCTTGCCACTAATTGTTTATGGGTATGCTGTCCATCCCCTTAGTCCGTCTCGCCGAGAGACCAGGCACTCTAGCCGCAATCGACTGTCGACAGTGACCGAGGCTTCGAGCGATGACCACTCTGTCATGAAAGATGTTGTGAGTCTCGAAGTTGGGGACGAAGTTTATGCATTCGAAAAATACGTCCCTTCTTCCAGAGATCAGGTGGAGGGAATCTGGTATCGAGG ATATGTCCTATGCACAACGAGACGACCACCTGTAACCTGGTCTCTCTCTGATCCATCTTCCTCAACTTCACTCAGTAGACCCTTGGTCAAAGTGGAAGAGACTCAGCAAGTTTTTATTGGAATTTTCCCGGCTTCGCACATCTTCGTTCGAGATGAGCTATCAGATGCAGAGGGAAGGTTACCCGACCTTGCTCGTACTTTACAGGGGGGGTACAGTGCCAGTAGCTCGTCAGGCTTTCAAGGACGCGGTAGCCCGGGTGATGCTCTTGGGAATTGGAACAGGGACAAGGCCAGCATAGGAATGGGGCCTTTgcgagaggaggaagatgattcCGATGCCTATGTGTCCAGAACATCGTTCAAGTTAGGCCCACCACCCGATCAAGCCAATTCTTCGCGCGCAGCTTTACCGGTTTATCCTACCAGTCTTCGATCCTCTTCTCCGGCAGATTCTCATGTCATGAAACCACTACCTCCCCGACCTTCTCGAAAATCAGGCGATGACACTGCTTCAGGAGCACAGCAGCCTATCATAGATGAAATTGCTTCGGCTTTGCGGGAATGGCATACTCTTATGTTCCAATATCTGGCTCGACGGGATTACAAACTCTTCCATATTGTCCGGGAACACATAGAAGCCCTTCATCTAGGACGTAGGCAGCTACTAGCTCAAACTTTGAGTGCTGAAGAAACTGTGAACATGCGACGTGATTGTGTGACACGACTTGTCAGTGGAAACCTCGTACAAGGTTTGGATGTAATTGTACGCCATCCAACTTGGGGTGGATTAGTCACTGTCGATGTTGAAGGAGAAACTGATCCTCGAAGTTGGGTTAGTGCGGTTCGTATGTACGCAATGCAGGTGTCCCTCGCCTATCTGAATGTTACCTACGACGAGTCAAGGCCGTATCCACTAGGCCCCAGTTCCGAATATGTCCCATCAGCCCCTCTACCTACCCCTGCCCATTCTGCCTTTCCAGACTTTCTCCATCACAGAAATCGCTCACGTTCTCAGACATGGTTAGATGCAGAGGATCCTCTCAAACAATCCACCGCTAAGTTTTATCATGTTTTCCTTGATCTTCGCGCTTTTGTAGCTTCTCCATGCACCCCCGGAGAAACGGCCGAgttattcttttctttgtatAGAAAACAAGGAACCCAATTTGTGACAGAGGAGTTTTGTGCTGTCCTAAATCACAATGGTGTGTTGGCTCGTGACCCGTCAAGCCGCATTCGCACTTTGTTCGTGGATCTCGCGACTTCTGATATCCAGGATCCCATCTATCTGGTTTGTCGAATCGTTCGAAATGGCGCATTAAAGATAGGCAGCAGTATGAGTTCGAGCGCACTGGGAGATGGACGACGAGGATCTGAGACGTCATTACGGACGGATTCTTTGTCGCCAACAACCATCACCTGGAACGATTCAGTCGCGGCTTCGACGTCCACTTTGGTTAGTCCGAGTAGTGGACGACCCAACGGCTTCGGAGAACCTGTGCAATTCAGGAGGCCATTTGGTTGTGCCGTCCTGGAATTAACCCAGCTTGCGAAAATGGTTTCTGAACAGGCAGATGTGACCCCTTTGAGAGAATATACCATGCCCATTTATATACCCACAAATGAGGCATCTTTTTCAATGATTCATCAAAATATCATCAATAACAACACAAAGGAATTTGAAAAGTCGCCCAG GGCCGAAGGACTTGCCGTCTCCGTTAAAGTGTTCCGAGGGAATGCGAAGACAGTAGTTCGcgaaaacactgcattacTACAGGATATTCCTCACACACTTCGCCTTGGGTTCCCTGATGTGGTTTTTCCGGGAGATGCTCGAAATGAATTGTACATCAAACTTTGGTGTGGAGATTTTACTCTTTCGCACAATGGCTCCGGCAGGCTCAACGTCGCAAATTTTGCAAGAGGACAAATGGGGCATCCGTCTGTCAACGTGCAAATAACTGTGGAAGTTAAGGATCAAAATGGTACCACCATTGAGAATGTAATATCCCAAGGAAGTGGAGAACCTCTTATGACACAGTTCAACTCTATGGTTTTTATGAGATGCAACGAACCGACGTTTGGGGAGCTCATCAAAATACAGCTTCCCCTAAATGAGGTTCCTAACTGGCATTTATTCTTCACATTCCGAAATCGATCGAGTCGGTCCAGCAGCAAGTACATGCTTGAAGGTGGTGATCGACCATTCGCTTTTGCCTTTCAGCCTCTTTTTCCTGATGCGAGCGCGTTCGTCGAGGACGGAGGCCATACTCTGATCATGTATCGAGCCGACAAACTAGGCCAGATCGTACCTTCTACATACCTTAACTCCCCCTTTCGCCTGAGTGCTGGCCAAAAGATCGAGCATGTTTCTATACCCGCCGATCTTTTACGCCTGTCGTCGCCCTTGAAGGACACTTTAACAATTCGAACCTCTCTTTGTTCTACGAAGCACACACAGAATGTAGACCTGCTCAGGCTATTGAATTGGGAAAAACAGGATAAGGATCACCTATCCACATTACTCAACAGATTTACCTTtgttggagaaggagaaatcgTTAAATTCCTACGAGACATTTTTGACTCTCTTTTCGGCATCCTCGTTTCCCAAAACAATCCATCTGGAGAACTCGACCTCTTGGTCTTCAACGCTCTTGTAACCATTCTTGGTATAGTTCAAGATAGGCGCTTCAGCAATTTCCAGCCAGTTCTGGATGTTTATATCGAAAAACATTTCTCCTGCGCTGCAGCTTCGTCACACATCATTCATTCCATGAATCGATTGGTGACGAATCCAACTTCGCCAGAGACCGCTTCTCCTCTGCGCGCTGCGCTGAAGGTTTGGCACTATATTTTCAAATTTATTGCCAGGTCTCGGGAATTACAAAAAGTTAAAGAAGTTGGCATGGGTGGAGGAGCAACTGTGGACTATCTAGAAACAACTTTCAAACGCGAGTTGCGTTCTCATCTTTCAAACTTCACGCAAATTATGTCCACCTCATCTCCGCCGTCCATCATTGGAACACAGACAATTGCTCTGCAGCACTTTACTTCAATTCTTCCGGAGTTGGCCAAGATCTATACAACTGTAGAGCTTGTGTCAATTGCTACCACTTTTGCCAATGCAGTAACAGTCGGGAAAGGCAAGATTGTCAACTGGAAGCTTATTATGTATCTTCAGATTGTCAAGAGCTTCCTGTTTGACAATGCAGAGTCTCGACCCTTCTTGGTTGAAGCTGTGGTCATTTGGATTAAGCCGCATTTCGGTCGGTACGACGAATTTGCGCACACAAGCTCGAATGATAGTGAATCTGCCCGTGACGCTGCCCGTGTAACATGGATGGAGAGCATCCGTCTCTGTGTGACTATTATTGCTGTCATGTTGGATAAACTTAACCAGTATCTCACCGATCCAGCCATTGTTTCTGATCGTGCGGCGCTCAACAAAGAGCAAGATAATGTTGAATTGCTGTTATCTCTGATCCCCAG ACTGCTTGATTCCTACCGTGAAATACAAAGCCCGGCTTCGAAAAGGGCCATCGAAAAAACAAAGTCGCCTTCGACTATCAAATCTTCCGTTCCTGTTACATTCCCTGAATCTTATCCTTTTTCCTTGATCTCTTCTTTGCCTGAACCACCCACTGGTGTTAGCAATATCCCACTAACGCAGGATGGAGAAGGCGAGTTTTACCCGGCATTGGGCGAGGTCGCTGTCGTCTTTCTGGTGCTCATACTGTCATCCCCAATCAAATACATCACTGCTTTTCTGGAATCAAGCCTTGAGATTGAAGGCCGAGAACGCTTTGTTGCGCTTCTTTCCCAATTTTTCAAAGTTGCAACGTCTCTTCTGGAAAACGATGCATTCCCCAAGTCATGGATGAATATCAACATATTGGCTCATAAAGTCTTGATCAAGATTATGGATCCCATTGCTAGCATCATGGAAAAGGAATTTATACCCCCTCCAGAATTAGAGTCACGATTTGATCCAAGTCTTTGGCGCGAAGGACTACATATGCTGTTGAAACTTCTTTCTTCCGAACAATTGATGATCGAAGATTTCAGTCCGCAG AAACGTCGTGCCGTCTGGCGCCTTACCGGAGACATCCGTGGTGAAGGTGCAGCTATTTTACTGAGCCTTTGGCAAGCTCTTGGATCAGCGGAGCATGTATCGACAACTGGAGAACCTGCCATGCGTTACGGA GGATATCAAATTTATCTGCACGCCCTTGTCGGGCACGTCGTCAACTTGTGTCTTAGCCATCATGATCAGCTGAGAAATAACGCCGTTCAGATACTCTACAGCATGATTGTTTCTGAATACCATCAATCAGAGCACTTTGACGGCATAGAGAATGAATTGGTGACTCGGTTAGACTCATTGTTTATGTCAGACAGCAAGGGAGACGACATATCGAGGGCTTTTTTCATTGGCCAACTTCGTCATATGTTCGACACATCTGACGTCGACGAACAACTACGCGATCAGTTGTCGAATTTCTTGGATTCAGTAGACCTTTTCCTTGAACTATTGCTTAGTGTCCGAGCATTACCTGAGGGCGAAGAATACGCAGACGATAGAGTCATTGCTACT TTAAGACTAATGAATTTTATTCGGCGCATTGGACGAGACGAAATATACATTAAATATGTACACCAGCTTGTTAAT ATGCATCTTCAATCCCAAAACTACGTGGAAGCCGCATTAACGTTGAAGTTGCACTCTGATTTACATGCATGGGATCTAAATTCATTTGTTCCCCCTATGGAAGACCTGGGCTTGCCACAGCAGTCGCACTTCCATAGAAAGGAAACTTTATGTCTTCTTATTCTTGACTACCTAG ggaaagggaaagcgTGGGAAAGCGCAATCGAAATCTGCAAAGAGTTGGCGTATCAACATGCAGAAGTGACCTTCAATTA TGGCCGCCTTTCCGAAATTTTACGACATCAGGCCACCCTTCTTGAACATATCGTGACTGATCAACGATATTATCCAGACTACTATCGGGTGACATTTTATGGCAATTTCCCTGCAGCAATCAGAGACAAGAGATTCATT TATCGTGGATATGAATGGGAAAAGTTTGGTGCTTTCTGTGAACGAATGCTTAACAAACATCCCGGGTCGCAGTTACTCAAGACTGCTGGTGAACCACCAGTGGACATAAGATATGGAAATGATCAATATATTCAATGTACAGCTGTTACACCAGAACCTGATCGCGACCTTCCCGTATTCACAAACCCTGACGTTCCGTTGGCTGTGCGGACGTACTACGAACATAG CGGAATCAATTTGTTCTCTTCCTCGAGGCAAATCAGGAAGACGACTCGGGACGGAATGGAGGAAATATGGACGGAAAAGACGTATTACACCACCGAACAGGTTTTCCCAACTGTACTACGGCGTTCGGAAGTGGTGAATGTCGAATTTGTTGAGATCTCCCCATTGGAGAATGCATTGCAAGAGGTGGAAGACAAGACGAAGGAGCTCATTGGCTTGCACCTCAAATATCAGGCCCTCGCTAAGACGGCGCAAAATGTGTCTACGAATGCACTGGCGATGAGCCTGAACAGCGCGGTCGACGCGCCTCTCAACACTGGTGTCGCGTCGTACCGGCAAATCTTCTTCAGCCCGGACTACATTGCGCGGAACCCGGAGCGCGCGGAGCTCGTGGAGAAGCTGCGGCAGGCAATCGATGAACAGGTGCGGATAATAGACAGCTGTCTGAAGCTACACGGGCTGCTGTGTCCGCCCGAGTTCATTCCGTTCCACGAAACATTGGAGAAGTTCTTCAAAAAGAACTTCCGCGATGAGATTCGGAGACTGGCTGTAGACGCGGACTCGATCGCTTTGTCGACGCGATCGCAAAACATTGGGTTGGGTGCTGCGTCATCAGGGAGTCAGTACCCCATACCATCCACGTCATACGAGCAGTCCGTGAAGCGCAGTATGTCAAGTTCTTCCACCGCGCGCTTCCAGAGCCAACCTATAAACGTTGGGCGGTCGATGTTAACTCCCACGTTTGAGTCGCCCATGGGCCCTGGAGACGATAGCAATAACGCGCACTCCAACTCATCCTCCGCATCTAAACAGACGCCTCTGCAGCGCCACCTAGCGCATTTGACGAGACACGGAATCAACGGTGTTTCATCTGCTCCAGGCGATCTAGCTGGGGTGGACTCACTCTCCGCCGAGTCTCCACACAATTCGTTTGTCAATGTAGGCAGTGCGAATGGGATGGGAAATGGTAATGGGATTCACAGCACTGCTGCGGGACAAGTGTCCGGTGCGTCCGTTGCGACGTCGTACATGGGCAGCATGGGCTCGTTTGGCTCACTCAAGAGCCGTTTTTCGCGATTTGGCAGCTTGAACTTTGGAAGGCGGGGTGGATCTAATTcatag
- a CDS encoding Autophagy protein 5, whose amino-acid sequence MTDYNTTLFRRLTWEGTVPLEIRVDPKELPANSNRGLECYYVQAPRVSYLPLIVPEIRKFLMDVVFDEIAAKGLKDEEWWFESEEGTLLKWHWPIGVIYDNHTISASIRSSPMPSTSTPCPMRLILHLAAPPNDKLFLSPTIDACKQAFMNQLKEADFIRWGNTRRMTSLRKADQDGLWEGIRERDFDDYWRVASKLMPFAGSPLRSTSPPPVGSSLSRPLSADTVSTPERDGAYSIRSVPVRIYLPDGPVLQELAPPLLEDGKRFWQDVLQCISTERPIDTGTPHTLSHFFSNHFALLFPPRPPPPPPSRSNPNPQAPDVPELAYALIQGVISPPEAELAWLGSCMAGADGWLNICVGINRR is encoded by the exons CAAATCGTGGTCTTGAGTGCTACTATGTCCAAGCTCCCAGAGTCAGCTATCTTCCACTTATAGTCCCAGAAATTCGCAAATTCCTTATGGATGTCGTGTTTGACGAAATAGCCGCCAAGGGCTtgaaagatgaagaatggtgGTTCGAAAGCGAAGAAGGCACCTTGCTGAAATG GCATTGGCCTATTGGTGTCATATACGACAACCACACGATAAGCGCATCCATTCGCTCTTCTCCCATGCCCTCGACGTCAACTCCTTGCCCAATGCGGTTGATCCTGCATCTGGCAGCTCCACCAAACGATAAACTCTTCCTTTCGCCGACAATAGACGCCTGCAAGCAGGCATTCATGAATCAACTGAAGGAAGCAGATTTTATCAGGTGGGGAAACACTAGGCGAATGACCTCTCTCCGTAAGGCCGATCAGGATGGCTTATGGGAAGGCATCCGGGAGCGTGA TTTTGACGATTACTGGCGGGTAGCCTCTAAATTAATGCCATTTGCTGGGTCACCTTTACGGTCAACCTCACCGCCACCAGTTGGGTCGTCCCTATCACGACCTTTGTCCGCAGATACCGTCAGCACCCCTGAGCGCGACGGTGCCTACAGTATACGAAGCGTGCCCGTCAGAATATATCTACCAGACGGTCCTGTGCTTCAGGAATTGGCTCCTCCATTACTTGAAGATGGTAAACGATTTTGGCAAGATGTTTTGCAATGTATTTCTACTGAACGCCCAATCGATACAGGGACGCCACATACACTTTCTCATTTCTTTTCTAATCATTTCGCTCTATTGTTCCCTCCGcgacctcctccacctccgccatcTCGTTCAAACCCGAACCCTCAAGCTCCTGATGTACCAGAACTTGCCTATGCACTGATACAAGGGGTCATATCTCCGCCAGAGGCGGAACTAGCGTGGTTGGGATCATGTATGGCTGGTGCTGATGGTTGGCTGAACATCTGTGTGGGTATAAATAGACGATAG